One Candidatus Woesearchaeota archaeon DNA window includes the following coding sequences:
- a CDS encoding glycosyltransferase family 39 protein translates to MKKNNIFTMFILLIAIKLIFSLFISTPASFNDSYIFIKIARSILFHGTLTIHTISTPFPIIYPLIISPTFIFHNMAIVLFLIKFINAIISSLVVFPIYLILKRFFDEKETFYLTILISIYPALFMFSSLVMAENILYLFYISTLVFAYLFLEQKKLKWLIFTIFFSILAILTKGNALSLIPLIIFLLAEYKKKYSKWIISFLVLLVGLILVYPNILPISLFFGTGYSATLNNFSRNLIQIGFWSRFLLYTGLVAASTFFIPFILFLITPFTKKDKEYQNLLNLYKIIIIPLFFLLIIACNNTLTYTGTEIFKFLPGRPIARYLEMIAPLILILGFIQFKRYSQDLKALSKPILYLIIPLSFLASILVLFPMFPTNNISLSYIGAVKVLFDFILTKQILTSPLINLWFIPFFTILFVLFCIFILKYKQKLKLFFILFLITNLFAYAFIFYSSELVWSKNPYIVAGDEISDLIEEDSTLFINEAECLRKISKEDYSSICEPSKLFTLVGLKINNEIIITSKENILNSKINNSYLITKQEENLTLVKKVQPDLNLYIL, encoded by the coding sequence ATGAAAAAAAATAATATCTTTACTATGTTTATACTTTTAATAGCTATCAAACTAATTTTCTCTTTATTTATTTCAACACCTGCTTCATTTAATGATTCTTATATATTTATTAAAATTGCCAGATCTATATTATTTCATGGAACTTTAACAATTCACACAATTTCTACACCATTTCCAATAATATATCCTTTAATTATTTCACCAACATTTATTTTCCATAATATGGCTATAGTTTTATTTCTAATTAAGTTCATAAATGCAATCATTTCATCTTTAGTAGTATTTCCTATCTATTTAATTTTGAAAAGATTTTTTGATGAAAAAGAAACATTTTATTTAACTATTTTAATCTCAATTTATCCTGCTTTGTTTATGTTTTCTTCTTTAGTCATGGCTGAGAATATACTTTATTTATTTTATATTTCTACTTTAGTTTTTGCATACTTATTTTTAGAGCAAAAAAAACTTAAATGGTTAATATTTACAATCTTTTTTTCTATTTTAGCAATACTTACAAAAGGTAATGCCCTATCATTAATCCCTTTAATTATATTTCTCTTAGCAGAATATAAAAAGAAATACTCTAAATGGATTATATCATTTTTAGTATTATTGGTAGGTTTAATTTTAGTCTATCCAAATATACTTCCAATCTCATTATTCTTTGGGACAGGATATTCTGCAACATTAAATAATTTTTCAAGAAATTTAATTCAAATTGGATTTTGGTCAAGATTTTTATTATATACGGGATTAGTTGCAGCATCAACCTTTTTTATTCCATTTATCTTATTTTTAATAACTCCTTTTACAAAAAAAGACAAAGAATATCAAAACCTTTTAAATTTATATAAAATAATTATTATTCCATTATTCTTTTTATTGATTATTGCCTGTAACAATACTTTAACTTATACAGGTACAGAAATATTCAAATTTTTACCTGGTAGACCTATTGCAAGATATTTAGAAATGATTGCTCCATTAATTTTAATTTTAGGATTTATTCAATTTAAAAGATATAGTCAAGATTTAAAAGCATTAAGCAAGCCAATTTTATATTTAATTATCCCATTATCTTTCTTAGCAAGTATATTAGTTTTATTCCCTATGTTTCCAACAAATAATATTTCTTTAAGTTATATAGGTGCAGTAAAAGTATTATTTGATTTTATTTTAACTAAACAAATTCTGACTTCACCATTGATAAATCTCTGGTTTATCCCCTTTTTTACAATATTATTCGTTCTATTTTGTATATTTATTTTGAAATATAAACAAAAATTAAAACTTTTTTTCATTCTATTCTTAATTACAAACTTATTTGCTTATGCGTTTATATTTTATAGTTCAGAACTTGTTTGGAGTAAAAATCCTTATATTGTTGCAGGAGATGAAATTTCTGATTTAATCGAAGAGGACTCAACTTTATTTATTAACGAAGCAGAATGTTTGAGAAAAATATCTAAAGAAGATTACTCTTCAATTTGTGAGCCCAGTAAATTATTTACACTTGTAGGTTTAAAAATAAACAATGAAATCATTATTACCTCTAAAGAGAATATTTTAAATTCAAAAATAAATAATTCTTATTTAATAACTAAACAAGAAGAAAATTTAACCTTGGTAAAAAAAGTTCAACCCGATTTAAATTTATATATTTTATAA
- a CDS encoding oligosaccharide flippase family protein — MEEEFNFSVRKIVKGAGLVFIGIILSKIFGLIYLLILTRWGGATQYGLLSLGIDSLTFLTAIAILGLDTALAKYIPQYLKKNNKEVMKMIAYSTFVTFCLSFFFGVLLFRYSEVLAYNLFHNLKMNIVLKIIAIGIPLNALINLFLGIVKAFQKVEYEVYSKNLILNLCQIGFTLVALSLGLGIFGLSMAYVASLFITLLILFYFIEFKIFPFIQHKIILDKLTKEITSFSAPLVFVSLLTSLIFWVDGFMLAYFKNALEVGVYKAVIPLAHLTYIIPYALTIIFMPIASGFYIENKVENLKAITKTITKWILIPNLFILLMIILFSRRIIDILFIQEYSIGWLAFVILGVSYFIHYLMICSSFMLIILKKTKLLFLDLVIGSVSTIILNYKLIPLYGLTGAAISTGFSLILIALLYGAQSYYYLKINPFKKVYIKIIFSILVTLIFGILFIPAIERLILPTIKLIGELLNKDFYNRLISLLISMGILGLFYIIMIIVTKSFEEDDLMIIKIIREKTKLKLSFLTKFFFKPKDI, encoded by the coding sequence ATGGAAGAAGAGTTTAATTTTTCAGTTAGAAAAATTGTAAAAGGTGCAGGATTAGTATTTATAGGTATAATTCTATCTAAAATTTTTGGTTTAATTTATTTGTTAATCTTAACTAGATGGGGTGGAGCAACGCAATATGGTTTGCTTTCTTTAGGTATAGATTCTTTAACATTTTTAACTGCAATTGCAATTTTAGGATTGGATACTGCATTAGCTAAATATATTCCTCAATATCTTAAAAAAAATAATAAAGAAGTTATGAAAATGATTGCTTATTCTACATTTGTGACTTTTTGTTTAAGTTTCTTTTTTGGGGTTTTATTATTTAGATATTCTGAAGTTTTAGCATATAATTTATTTCATAATTTAAAAATGAATATTGTGCTTAAGATAATTGCTATAGGCATTCCATTAAATGCATTAATTAATTTATTTTTAGGTATAGTAAAAGCTTTTCAAAAAGTAGAATACGAAGTTTATTCTAAAAATTTAATACTTAATCTTTGTCAAATAGGGTTTACTTTAGTTGCATTGTCTTTAGGTCTCGGTATATTTGGCTTAAGTATGGCTTATGTTGCTTCATTATTTATTACCTTATTAATATTATTTTATTTTATAGAATTTAAAATATTTCCTTTTATTCAGCATAAAATTATTTTAGATAAATTAACAAAAGAGATTACTTCTTTTTCAGCACCTTTGGTTTTTGTTAGTTTGTTAACCTCTTTAATATTTTGGGTTGATGGTTTTATGTTAGCTTATTTTAAGAATGCTTTGGAAGTAGGAGTTTATAAAGCAGTAATTCCTCTTGCGCATTTAACTTATATTATTCCTTATGCACTTACAATAATTTTTATGCCTATTGCTTCAGGATTTTATATTGAAAATAAAGTAGAAAATTTAAAGGCTATAACTAAAACTATAACTAAATGGATATTAATTCCTAATTTATTTATTTTATTAATGATTATTTTATTTTCTCGAAGAATAATAGATATTTTATTTATTCAAGAGTATTCAATTGGCTGGTTAGCATTTGTTATACTGGGGGTAAGTTACTTTATACACTATTTAATGATTTGCTCAAGCTTTATGTTAATTATATTAAAAAAAACTAAGTTATTATTCTTAGATTTAGTTATTGGTAGTGTATCCACTATTATCTTAAATTATAAGCTTATACCATTATATGGTTTAACTGGCGCAGCTATATCCACCGGATTTTCTTTAATCTTAATAGCCTTATTATATGGGGCGCAATCTTACTATTATCTCAAAATTAATCCATTTAAAAAAGTATATATCAAAATAATATTTAGTATTTTAGTTACATTAATTTTTGGAATATTATTTATTCCAGCAATTGAAAGATTAATTTTACCTACAATCAAATTAATTGGGGAATTATTAAATAAAGATTTTTATAATAGACTAATTAGCTTATTAATTTCCATGGGTATTTTAGGTTTATTTTATATTATAATGATTATAGTTACAAAATCTTTTGAAGAAGATGATTTAATGATAATAAAAATTATACGAGAGAAAACTAAATTAAAATTATCTTTTTTAACAAAATTCTTTTTTAAGCCTAAGGATATTTAA